In one Deinococcus psychrotolerans genomic region, the following are encoded:
- a CDS encoding ABC transporter substrate-binding protein, producing MTKPAVLSALGLTLALSLSSALAASTVTVSYPSDFQSLDPAIGYDVQNWPVEHALFVTLLTYDKGTNLKPWAATDLGQVSKVNKTYTFHLKKGIQFQDGEPTDAAAFKYAFERVLNPKTKSPQGGTGGWFGNLVGAADFVAGKAKDVSGIKVIDPSTIEFQLIKPDRTFLNVLATPFSAAVPRKAVEKWGSDFSHHVVANGPFLLDSWVPGQKVMLVKNPGYFDKAGAAQIDRIEFSLGLSEQVALLRAQRGQVDVLGNGIPSAQFASIISNPQYKAYVKSLVQVGTEYVFMNTQKAPFNNKLVRQAVSLAIDKARMVQLVNGRGKTTGQILPPGMPGYDASIPVGTQDVAKSKALLKQAGYDASQTLTLITTADEPGPKLAQAVQQQLSAVGMKVAIKALPGAEYINTITTPGATSIGISAWFQDYPDPSDFLDVLFEAAYIQPGGFNLSAYKNPAVDQQLEALRGQPLKQALPGYQKVQKQILADAPWVPLYNTVQYNFINPRLTNTDLHPVWNYVYQDWKIK from the coding sequence ATGACCAAGCCCGCTGTTCTGTCTGCCCTCGGTTTGACCCTCGCCCTCTCGCTGAGTTCCGCGCTCGCGGCCAGCACCGTCACGGTGAGTTACCCGTCCGATTTCCAGAGCCTCGACCCGGCCATCGGCTACGACGTTCAGAACTGGCCGGTGGAGCACGCCCTGTTCGTCACGCTGCTGACCTACGACAAGGGCACCAACCTGAAGCCTTGGGCCGCCACCGATTTGGGACAGGTCAGCAAGGTCAACAAGACCTACACCTTTCATCTCAAGAAAGGCATTCAGTTTCAAGACGGCGAGCCGACCGACGCCGCCGCTTTCAAGTACGCCTTCGAGCGGGTGCTCAACCCCAAAACCAAGTCGCCGCAGGGCGGCACTGGCGGCTGGTTCGGCAATCTGGTGGGGGCCGCCGACTTTGTGGCTGGCAAGGCCAAAGACGTCAGCGGCATCAAGGTAATCGACCCCAGCACCATCGAGTTCCAGCTCATCAAACCCGACCGCACCTTCCTCAACGTGCTCGCCACCCCGTTCTCGGCGGCGGTGCCGCGCAAGGCCGTGGAAAAGTGGGGCAGCGATTTTTCGCACCATGTCGTCGCCAACGGCCCGTTCCTGCTTGACTCGTGGGTACCAGGGCAAAAGGTGATGCTGGTCAAGAACCCTGGCTACTTCGATAAAGCAGGGGCCGCTCAGATTGACCGTATCGAGTTCTCGCTGGGCCTGAGCGAACAGGTCGCCCTGCTGCGTGCCCAGCGCGGCCAGGTAGACGTGCTGGGCAACGGCATTCCCTCGGCGCAGTTCGCGTCCATCATCTCCAACCCGCAGTACAAGGCCTACGTCAAGAGCCTGGTGCAGGTCGGCACCGAATACGTGTTCATGAACACCCAAAAGGCTCCTTTCAACAACAAGCTGGTGCGTCAGGCGGTCAGCCTCGCCATCGACAAGGCCCGCATGGTGCAGCTCGTCAACGGGCGCGGCAAGACCACCGGGCAGATTCTGCCGCCCGGTATGCCCGGTTACGACGCCTCCATTCCGGTCGGCACCCAAGACGTTGCCAAATCCAAGGCGCTTCTCAAACAAGCTGGCTACGACGCTTCCCAGACCTTGACACTGATCACCACCGCTGACGAGCCGGGGCCCAAGCTGGCTCAGGCCGTGCAGCAGCAGCTCTCCGCCGTGGGCATGAAAGTCGCCATCAAGGCGCTGCCGGGGGCCGAGTACATCAACACCATCACCACGCCGGGCGCGACCAGCATCGGCATCTCGGCCTGGTTTCAGGATTACCCCGATCCCTCGGATTTCCTCGACGTGCTGTTCGAGGCGGCCTACATCCAGCCTGGCGGCTTCAACCTCTCGGCCTACAAGAACCCGGCAGTAGATCAGCAACTCGAAGCCCTACGGGGACAGCCGCTTAAGCAGGCGCTCCCCGGCTACCAGAAGGTACAAAAACAGATTCTGGCCGATGCTCCCTGGGTGCCGCTCTACAACACCGTCCAGTACAACTTCATCAACCCGCGCCTGACCAATACCGACCTGCATCCCGTCTGGAACTACGTCTATCAGGACTGGAAAATCAAATAA
- a CDS encoding zinc carboxypeptidase: MTPTRLPTTHQPPRQNTTRLGPARTVWEAQFQWEGKRLLGRLDDLPITGGPLIVHAYMSESPEVRAGLKNTILQKFRARGQSAAVHVRSAYKTGYFWAAEEIQPLWRRHQADRLSVTYPVIAPAAQGRFLQELYPLAALLEREGVQAEFEAGSSATQYEAVLYWGKTVLWRGTCAVPLHHRTSPDGREVLGPTGWLTVKSGAVTLCGERLPTDGELFWDWYGEVVLPHLLNLAGERPALPVFRNLSVNLHLSEPDFALDVLDERVSMTEALTEEIYFGTLDALKQQAGTPVGDRSLMPGRIAPVTISTPGQDGWVRVTLTPWGESSFPPEFTAETAVALPKLAAIDVGALSTDRPWKPAHTWAYARQQAEQFGLEWAIPAYSVDGRPVPAVLRRSTADRPEFLARGVLLTSGQHANETTGPVAAGQLIGTLAASPLPFAVLPLENPDGAHLHRALIQLSPEHMHHAARYTSLGDDLEFRLRNGEPRWEARARAWAAGEVGASLHLNLHGYPAHEWVRPYSGYAPFGFESWALPAGFLTIIRYHSGHERSARRLADAIATRLTNMDDVVAHTTRACRTGAAHSGPPHYELIRGLPFLLAEYPEALCPLTVITEAPDETIYGQRFAMFVRAHQAVCEAAIEYHRLCCLSWAPPPA; this comes from the coding sequence ATGACCCCTACTCGCCTACCCACCACGCACCAACCGCCCCGTCAGAACACCACCCGGCTCGGCCCAGCCCGCACCGTCTGGGAAGCGCAATTTCAGTGGGAAGGGAAGCGCCTCCTCGGGCGGCTTGACGATTTGCCGATCACTGGCGGCCCGCTGATTGTCCACGCCTACATGTCCGAATCCCCGGAAGTCCGTGCTGGGCTAAAAAACACCATTCTTCAAAAATTCCGAGCACGTGGGCAGAGCGCGGCGGTTCATGTCCGGAGCGCCTACAAAACCGGCTACTTCTGGGCGGCCGAGGAGATTCAGCCGCTCTGGAGACGTCACCAAGCTGACCGACTCAGCGTGACTTATCCGGTCATTGCGCCGGCAGCTCAGGGACGCTTCTTACAAGAACTCTACCCACTCGCTGCCCTGCTGGAGCGCGAGGGCGTACAAGCAGAATTTGAAGCTGGCAGCTCGGCAACTCAGTATGAAGCGGTTCTTTACTGGGGGAAAACCGTGCTCTGGCGCGGAACCTGCGCTGTGCCCCTCCACCACCGCACTTCACCCGACGGACGTGAGGTCTTGGGCCCGACCGGCTGGTTGACCGTCAAAAGCGGGGCGGTGACTTTATGCGGTGAGCGCCTGCCCACCGATGGAGAACTGTTCTGGGATTGGTACGGCGAGGTGGTGCTGCCTCATCTGCTGAACTTGGCCGGTGAGCGGCCTGCTTTGCCAGTCTTCAGAAATCTGTCGGTCAACCTACACCTCTCCGAGCCAGACTTTGCACTGGACGTGCTGGATGAGCGGGTCAGCATGACCGAAGCGCTGACCGAGGAGATCTACTTCGGGACGCTGGACGCCCTCAAGCAGCAGGCAGGCACTCCGGTCGGCGACCGCTCACTGATGCCGGGCCGAATCGCGCCTGTGACAATCAGCACGCCCGGTCAAGATGGCTGGGTGCGCGTGACGCTGACGCCTTGGGGCGAGTCTTCATTTCCTCCAGAGTTCACCGCCGAGACTGCGGTCGCCCTGCCCAAACTTGCTGCAATAGACGTTGGCGCTCTCTCCACTGACCGGCCCTGGAAACCGGCGCACACCTGGGCTTACGCACGCCAGCAGGCCGAGCAGTTTGGCCTGGAGTGGGCCATCCCAGCTTACAGCGTGGATGGACGGCCTGTGCCAGCCGTTTTGCGGCGCAGCACAGCAGATCGGCCAGAATTTCTGGCACGCGGGGTGCTACTCACCAGCGGCCAGCACGCCAACGAAACCACTGGCCCTGTTGCCGCTGGGCAACTCATCGGCACGCTGGCGGCCAGCCCACTGCCCTTTGCCGTGCTGCCCTTGGAAAATCCAGACGGTGCCCACCTCCACCGGGCGCTGATCCAGCTTAGCCCTGAGCATATGCACCACGCCGCCCGCTACACCTCGCTGGGTGACGATCTGGAATTCAGGCTCAGAAACGGCGAGCCCCGCTGGGAAGCCCGTGCGCGGGCCTGGGCTGCTGGAGAGGTCGGCGCGTCGCTCCACCTCAATTTGCACGGCTACCCGGCCCACGAGTGGGTGCGGCCTTACAGCGGTTACGCTCCTTTTGGATTCGAGTCTTGGGCGCTGCCCGCCGGTTTTCTGACCATCATCCGGTATCACTCGGGGCATGAGCGCAGCGCCCGCAGATTAGCCGACGCTATCGCTACGCGCCTGACCAACATGGATGACGTGGTAGCACACACCACCCGCGCCTGCCGGACAGGAGCCGCGCACAGCGGCCCACCGCATTATGAATTGATTCGGGGGTTGCCGTTTTTGCTGGCCGAGTATCCTGAGGCGCTTTGCCCTCTCACTGTGATTACAGAAGCGCCCGACGAGACCATCTACGGCCAGCGCTTTGCCATGTTCGTCCGCGCTCACCAAGCAGTGTGTGAGGCGGCGATTGAATACCACCGATTGTGTTGCCTTAGTTGGGCTCCCCCACCAGCCTGA